The following is a genomic window from Theobroma cacao cultivar B97-61/B2 chromosome 10, Criollo_cocoa_genome_V2, whole genome shotgun sequence.
CTTTTTATTATAGGAAGTTTGCTTGCCTGCTTCTGTCCTTCAATGGTAGTTTTTGCAGGGAAGTCTCTTCTAGGAATAGatatgtaaaaataataactacCTATAATTATGTGTACATCAGAGAATCAGAATTACTTGTCATTCTTCCCATTCTGTTGGGCTTTAATGTAGTCTTGTGATTTCAGATCTTGATTTGTTCTTTTGATCTGGGGAAGTTTTATGTGTAATGTCTCATGCTTTGTTGTGTACTTTTTGCAGCCACCCTTCATTGGTGGAAACAGACAGAAGATCCaggagaaaataataaaggatAAGATTAAGCTGCCAGCATTTCTGTCGAGTGAAGCACACTCAATCCTCAAGGGGGTAAATTCACTTTCTCATATACTTTATGCCTTTAATATATGATTCAATGCTCTCTAATAGTCCAAAACTTGCATAGCTGTGAACTTAATTGTTCTACTTCATGTTATGCAAAAAGTGTAAAATTTGTTCCAACTGTGAAACTTAGTTGTGCTGCTTCAGGTTATGCAATTTTTGCTGTTACTCCTGACCGTCCAGTTGTTTGAATATTCTTGCCTCTATATAACGTTCCTGCTCTAGGTTGATGCTGCAAATAATTAATGAGGAAATTTGGATttaaaagagtttatttgTCTCTTCAGCTGCTGCAGAAAGAAGCAAGCAAGCGACTTGGCAGTGGACAAGGTGGTAGTGAGGAGATCAAACGTCATAAGTGGTTCAAGTCCATTAACTGGAAGAAACTAGAGGCTCGAGAGATTAGGCCAAGTTTTCTCCCTGAAGTTGCGGGGAACCACTGTGTTGCTAATTTTGAGGAGTGCTGGACTAACATGCCACTTCTTGATTCTCCAGTTGCTAGTCCAACATTCGGTGAGAATCCCTTTAAGGGATTCACATATGTGAGGCCTGCAGCCTCATTTCTTCAGCGAAATGCTTGATGTTGTCTGAGATTTCCTATTCCAATATTGCCAAGTGGCTGAAGATGGCTGTGCTAGCAGGCATCTGTCGTTAAGTTTGTTGTTTGTCTAAATTGTCAGTTATGAACTATATGTATGTGTGTTTTTCCTTTAcctttctgttttgtttcgTTGAACCAAACTCTGCTGTCTGCTCTTGAACATGTATTTTAAGAAGGCATGATGGATATTATGAAGATCTGAGCAGTGTTTTTGTGTTGCAGTAGTTGTTTTCTAACTCTGCCCTTATTCTGATGCTTTGATGGTCACAaggcataaaaaaatcttCATTTGTCAAATTGCTGGGGATGTTGAACCGGCAGGACTTATATAAATAGACCTGTCCTGGTATCCTCGGATTTCCATAGTTATAACTGTCATAACATTGATTGAATGTGATGTGATGGCTTTTGCACGTGCATTTGAGTCTTTTGGGGGATGGGTTTGGTTTTCAGTGCACGCATGCACAGACAGGCTCAAATGTATGTCTATatacaaagcaagaaaacatatGCATTCTGAAAGTTTTATTTCAAATGTACACAGGGATTGTCAATCATTAATCCTGGATTGGGTTgatcaatttatcaaattgtTTCATACAAAGCAATGCAGACCTGGAAACCCCTAAgcaggaagaagaaaaagaaagaaaagaggatACAAAGGCTCCAGAAAGTGGATCATAAGGAAGATAAACCGCTACTAGcatagtattttaatttacttttttggACATTTCTTTCAAGAAAGATTAGGAAGTAGTAAATTGTGTCCATTATTAGAGGTTCTGATGCATGATCCGGCTTCCAATAAGCctgaaaaggaaataaaaatatctggTAGCTAAACCATTTCAGTTTCCGGAACATTAATGCCACCTAAATCATTGTCCTCTCCAGATAACTCTTCAAGCGACCGGCCTTTGGTTTCTGGCACCAAGAAAGTGAACAAAAACCCAACCATGTTCACGACAGAAAGTGCAATGATTACatccttaatttttttgtccTCTTGAGTGTATTTCTGGAACACAAATGCAGCTATGATGGCACCTGCTTTTCCTGCAGCTGCAGAGATCCCATGGCAAGTTGAACGTAACCTTGCGGGAAATATCTCGGCCGGTACGATGAAGGTTGTGCTATTGGGTCCAAAGTTGGCAAAGAAAAAGGTGAGGCCATATAGAATGGTGAACAATGTGGTGTGTCCATGGCAAAAGTCCTTGGTCGCACTTCCGGTGCACTTCTCTCCCCTAAGATCATGATAGCGAAATCCAAGGATCGCCATACAAACAGACATCATAAGAAAGCCACCGAGTTGGATTATGAAGCGTCCAATCTTGTCAATGAGGAACACAGTGAACCAGTATCCTGGAACAGTTGCAGCAAGTGCTATCAGGAACATGGCTTTAGATAGCTGGAACGTCTCTTCAATAGCATTCATTGACGACGCTTTATCCAACAGTCCACTTGCGGGGTAGACGTCATTCTGAGTGAGCTGGAGACTATAGAAGGCAATATCCAGCAGGAACCAGGTAGTGCAAGTCCCTAGAAGGTGAGTTCCATGCCTCTTCATAAACTCAGAAGTGAACAATCCATATGATGAATTGGGGTCAACCTTGGCACTTGATTCTGCAACAGTTAGGTCTGTTTCAAGGACTTTGGCCATATCAGCAGCGGCTTTTTTCTGGTCTCCCTGAACCAATGCTGTGAACCTAGCCGTTTCTGGCATTTTGAGACGCCAGTAGTAGGTCAAAGCAGCAGGGACGGCTCCAAACATGAGCACAATCCGCCAAACAAAATCTCCTTCTGGTTGAGTTGATAGCACATGATTGGCGCTAAATGGTTTGGCTGGATAAGCAAGTAAGAATGCCTTGGAGACAATCATTGCTACAATTCCTGCGACAAGTATACCTGTCCCTTGCATTGCAAAGACTGCAGCAATAAATGCTCCCCGGGTTTTTTGGTTGGCATATTCGGACATGATCACAGCCGAGAGTGGATAGTCTCCACCAATGCCGAACCCCAGCCAGAAGCGGAAGAAGCAGAGGGTACCAATCACACTGTTAGCTGTGGAACCGAAGGAAATGCCAGAAGCTATGGCACACCCCACCATAGTGACAAGGGTGATCCCATAAACTTTCTTCCTGCCAAGTTTGTCCCCAAGCCAACCAAAGAAGAGCTGCCCTGCCAACGTTCCAAATAAAGCCACCCCTGTCACAGCACTTTTTATGTCCTTTGGGAAAGTACCTGGCTTGCCAGTTACTGGGTCATAGTAGTACAATCGGGCTATGAGCTTGGATACAGCAGTTATGCAGAAAATATCATAAGCATCAGTGAAAAATCCCATGCCGGCGATGACGATGGCCTTGAAATGGTACCTTTGAGTCCTTGCATTGTCAAGAGCTGATAAAATGGCTTGGCTTCCCTCTCCCATGCCGAAAATAACTTTTGCAAGAATCCGAATATGAGAAACAGTGATGGGCTCACCGTGGAGGGGATTCAATGCCTGATTTATGGAGTGGGGAAAGCTCAGAAAAAGGGTGTCTTTTGTCTTTGTTTTTGACCTATAAACAAGAAATTCTCTTAGGAGCTAAAGTCTAGTTTGAACAGCCAACCAATAAGGAgtatgtgtgtatatatatatatatatatatatatatactagtTTATTATCATGCTATGCATTCgagataataaattattatttttaattaagttgagaATATTTTGTGAAATAGATATANgcttatatatatttctgCACACTGCATCTGCATTGGCTCTTCCTTGAGCTAAGAATGAGCTGTGGTCATTTCCATTGTCTTATGTGCACTAGAAAACATGAGGAAACCTCCCAACTTTTATTGTTTCACCACTTTTGCGGATCATTCGCTTGAATGATTCCATTCCTTGTCCGGGTGGGATTTCTCCAAAGCCTGGTTTGGACTTTCTTATGCAGATTCTCACCACCAATTGAATCCCATTGGATTCTTCGAATTCCCAATGTCATATATTCCGATTTATGACTTTCTTTTTAAGAAACTGAACGGAAACAACGTTCCTCTGAGGTCCTTAAGAGCCAGCTGCTCAGATTGTAGCGTCATTTACTCAAAATGGAGATATCAGCAAGCAACGCAACAAGACTATTGTGTCTTTACGGCTTTCTGGTGACTTCTCTTCTGTTTTCTCAAATCAATGCAGGtcgtctctctctctctctctctctctctcgcttTGTTTGTGATTGAGTGCTTGCAATCCCCACCAATTCAGCTATTGCCATAGCTGGTTGAGGTATATGCAGCTAAGATGACCACGTTCATTTGGAAAGTTGTTGTCAGTTTTAGGATCCTTCAAATGAAAATCAGTAGtgtatacatataaaatataactttATGTGCATGTGTAAGGTCAGATTACACagtttaaaatttaatcattctCACTATGAATAATCTCAAATTTATTTCAACTCAAAAGTTAATTACATGTGTTCATGATGACTCCAAAACATTGGATTGTTAATATATTTAGGGAAACTGATAACTTTTAGAGATCTCTAATTCCAGTATAGTCTTCTAGCATTCATTTTAACTATCAGAATCagcaaaatattaataagttGATTTAAATACTACAAttccctttttcattttcctctcAATTCAAAATTTGGTGGTTCCCTTATACAACTGATGAGTCTACATGAGGAAAATCTAGCAACTCTTAATTAACTAACTACTGTTTTGTTAGTTTCCTTAAGTTAAAAGGGTGGGGTGGGATGGCAGAATAAGTGTCTTGCAGAGAACCCTGCTCTTTCATAATTATTAGCATTCTTGATTTTGCAGATGGAAAAATCAAGCAAGTCACAGATCCCACTGGGAATGTGAATCTGAGTCCATTTCAACAATGGAAAAGTGCTTATGAATGCCTGCAAAATGTAGTTCTCACCctctatttttttgttttgttttagttCTAATCTTTTCAGTTTCCTCCTTTCCAAATGTAATTCTTGCATCAAATGCTTGCATTGTATTTAACAGAAATCAACAAGTTGTTCAGACAAGTATATATTAACTGAGGCAGGATGGATGAATATAACCACGGCAGACACAGATGAATTTTGTAAGCCTGGAGGGTGTGGAGAACATACCATGGCAGTGTTGACTTGCATTCATCTGGTTAAACGAGACTATAAGTTTGCCAACAAGGCAACTGTGCAGGACCTCATTGTCACAATCACACAAGGATGCGACTATGGTAATTGTTCATTTTGTTTCTCAGTAACAGCATGAATTTGAGTTTCTAATTGGACAACATAACTTAGATGCTGCTATCTTTTTGTAGGATTCAATGGAACCACAATCATTAGTGACGCCAGAAGGTCAAGCAAGAGTGGAATTGAgttcataatttcaattttagtaGCTCTGTTTCTGTTGATGCACTTCCATGATTAAACTATTATGATCCTTCTCTGGcataatcatatataaaagAGCTCTATGTTAGCATATCATTTGTGCTTGATGCTGAACCCTGTACTTCAAATAAAGGAGCAATTAAGAAGGGTACATGTGTAGAGAAAGGAAGTGTGTGTTTTGTGCTTATGATGTAATCcattttgaaagagaaatgaaaCAAAGCATGATATCAGTCTTGTGGCAAATCTGGCAAGCAAAATAcactaaataaattataacaatATTGCACTATTATGTTATATATGTAGCTAGTATTGTTAGGACAGTAGCAAATAAGCACAAGAATAAGATAAGTCCCAGCTTAGAGCAGGATATCCAAGTAACGAACGACAGGTGATGCATTGATTCAATAATGAGTCTCAGCTTCAAATTGGGGTAAATGAAGAATAGAAGTGGCAATTTCAGTCCACCAAGACTTATTAGGTTTGACATATCAAGCGAGGTCTAGATTAGAAGACACACATAAACAAATTTGTCTCCAGGGAGTCCATCAGAGGACAGACAGACAGACCGAGGAATATTTAGACCAAAGATTGACTTCAAATACAAGCACCTAGGCTGTTTTGGAGTATAGATGATGCTGGCAAATGATGTCCACAGATCcttgaaatgaaaatgttttAAGGCTTCAGATCCCGCCAGTTGATAAAGATCCAGTTAAGCCAAGATGATTTTCATGGCTCCACAATAAGCTTCAAAGGATCAAATCTGCtgacaagaaaagaaataccTTGGAATTACCAGTAAATCCGTATAATAATTCAAAGCACGCATTAAATAGGCCTGGAAGTAATAAAGGAAGGAATTAcccttaaaataattttagaagtTTCACTGCAAGGCTCTGCCATCTGCAGGTCCATAATTTGATGCATTCTTAGAACAATCTATGCAAGGCTTGTTCTTAAATTGTTCCACATGTTGGGAGTCCACCAATGGGGAAGGACCTTTCGAGACCTGGTGGGTAAGGATGCATCACAAAGAGTTCAATCAGCAGCTTTACTAACCAatacacatggaccaatgtcCAACACACACAGAGGTGGCCGGGCAGGAGAGCATAGTacctttttcccttaaaagGATCATGGAAAAATTCACATGATTCCCTTGCACCAGAGTTCCAATTTCTGTCACGGACAATGAGAATGCCTGGAGAGATGCAAATCAAGAAACTCTTCAAGATGTTATTTTAACTAATTGACTTAATCCTGTCTGTTATATTTGTCTGTGCCTATATGCATCATCAAAGACAAACTTTTTCCAAGTACTTGGTGATTTGATACGAGAATTTGTAGTGTTTATGTTAAAAGGTTCATAGAAATAAAGCCCAGCCTCTAAGTCAGTTTAGTTACAGTCAAACAGAAGTAAAAGGAGCTAAGACTCTAAAGGAGCTGCGGGATCCATGCtgaaaaagtatttttaaagAGAGCCTTGGGTTGCGAGAAGTCTGTGAAggaatttttaacttttcttttttatatttctcttTTAGGTTTTTGATTGGGCAGGTTAtatctatttaaaaatttgtctaaaaaaaatagtaatttttatccaaatttaataagtacatttattatttttcgtTAAATTTAACAATCgattaagtaaaaaattttaattcaaacaTGTATTTAATTGtacaaaaaatcataaaagcTTGCACACTTTTGAAAGataaatgattaaaatttctaaatcaagaatattttgactaattcACTTAATCTTATATGATATATTGTCTgtgactatatatatatatatatatatgcatcaAAGTAGAAActttttttgaagatttttttttttttgtaaattttattacaaTGTGCCAAAGTAAAAACAAACTTTGGACGTGAGGTTACAAggatattaaaataattaagtcACAAGATCAATAAATGGAGGATATCCACACGCATTAGCATTTTAATGAAGAccaatttcattaaaatctCATAGCATTAACTCTACCACCACAAACTAGCCGCAAAATAAATCCAAATCATATTTAAGTGCAAAAATTCATCTAAGCCGCCAATCACCAACAACTGAGAAAAGAGAATACAAAAACCTGTCCAGCCAAGCCAAGACACCAATTACTTGATAGCAGAAAGAATGGATGTCAACCAAGGATACAGAATTTGAGATTCTATCTTTTGATGGATTGTTTGTATCTGTAACTTCAGGGTAGGGTCCTTGCCATTTCGTGTTCCATTTTGTTACAGAATGAGTTTGTTGGTTATGACTTATAAGACATCCTGCAACCAGCTGCTaaatttggcatgaaaaaacaaaaatgtgtGTGTATATCCCTTTTCTGTAATTAAGTTTTTGGGCTACTTATCCTCGACTGCAATGATGGGAAAGACACTTTCAGAGCATTGATTAAGGCTAGTAAGAAATTCATGGCAATTTGGAGTAAGTTATTTCCCagcaaatgaagaaaaagaagcttaTTCTTCCAAAGCTTGTTAGTCCAACAACCTTACGAAGGACTAGAGGATTGAATATTTGAGTACAAAGAGCACAAGGTTCTGTTGCAAATCATGGCATTTGGATGTTTGATTCTGCCTCTGAGGATGTCCGGTTCTTGGATTCAGGTTGTCGAATGTCCTCTATCATTCTAacaatttcatccattttcGGACGCATTTCTGGTGTTTTTGCCACACATGCTGCTGCAATCTGAAGCATCTGTACCATCTCCTCTTGGAAATGTTGGAATCTCAACAGCTCCTCGTCAACCACTTCAGCAGTCCATTCCTCCCGCACAACAGAACGGGCCCATCTCGGAAGATCAACCACATCATCATGCCCTCAAGGCTGGAGGGGAGCTTCGGCAGTCAACACTTCCAGGAGGAGCACACCAAAGCTGTAAACATCAGACTTTTGAGTTCCTTTGCGTGTTTCAATCACATCCGGAGCACGGTATCCAATGATCCGTGCCATGGTTATCTCTCCCTCTCTGAGTAAaagcaataaataaataaatgagtaGGGTGTATCTCTTTCTCTGAGTAAAAGAAAGAGTTTTAGGGTTTGCTTGGCAGCCGCTAGATGTattaagatgataagagctccTCAAACAGTAGCCGTGAGCTAGCTAGGGATTATCATCTGAGCCTTGGCTTCCGCCCTGTCACCGGTTAgacaaattttctttttaaaaaataaaaagttgaaaagtgtgtcatgtattttttttttttatcaatttgctctctatattcaaaatttaatcaattcaatcctttaaattttaaaatttgaacaattTCATCCCTCCCCTCCCCTAAGTaggtgaaaatttattaaaaatatcaaactTCCAAATACAGCTCAAACCCGAGCTGAGCTGGATGCATTTGAATCTTTATATGCATCAAATTATGAGATAAATTAATGATCATGTCCAATGCAAGATTACTAGCAATCTCCCCAAATGCTCATTTAAATCATTCCATTTAAGATTCTCCTCACCTGAGTTTCACAATTCTCAATGTGTCTAATGACATTGTTCGATTCATTTCCCTGAATGCACCGAAGCCCAAAGATGAACAACCAGGGCAGGGCCTGGcctgaaaagaaaacaatctACAAACAGACACAAGTTCATCTAAGCACCACCAAAACCACACCCTTGAATTCTACTGCAAACGGCATGCCAAACAACATTAGCCATATTTGGATTCAGTAACAATGTAACCAACCAGAGTCTTGCTTGAAAGTAACATTGGCAGGCAGCTTGACCTGGGTTGCTGTTATGTGCAGGATGCATAGGTTTCAATTTTTGTCTTGTATCTGGGGTCTTGAAGGAGTATTGGAGGTGTATACTTGTCATCAATGTAAGGGTATATTGCCCAATACCTCTCTCTGTGGGATGTTTTGGTTTCTGTTGGTCCCCATGGAGGgaataaattcatttcctcTCTTCTAATGAAAGCAGCttgataattaaaaaacaaaaagcatgTAACTGTTTTGGTTGGTAGTCAAGGATGTTTCAAGCTAACATGATAAACAGACAGACTTAATACATACTCCAAACTTTCCTGCTTCCTTTCATATTACTAACTATTTCTTCACAGAGCAGAGGTTCAAATTCTGCATATAATTGTTTGGGGAaatcattttttcatttttaaatttaaaattttctgtAACCAAGACATCTATTGCAAGTGCTGTTCAAACTGTAATTACATGCAGGAACTAGGAAACAAGTATTTTGCTGAGAGCTAGCTAGAAAAAACCTATGGTGTCAACTCAACACCTGCTTGCCACATTTGCAATTGCTGCTATCTTCTTTGGGAGTTCTACCTTGTCATCACCTACAAATTTATCCACCTGCCGTCCAtctttaagaaaaaagaaagtcgGAGTAGCATTGATATCCCACGAAGTGCTCAACTCCTGTATAGTAATAGGATCACGCAGCATAAGTCATCAAGTTATCTCTTACAGATTGACTAGTAATTCAAGGCAATAATCTGTACGATTTTGATGCAGTGTTAAATGATAGGGCTAACTGATATAATTCTCTTTCTAGAATGGTGACAGTTAAGGCACAGGGTCCGAAGATAAAAAGACGTAGAATTTCTTGCATTTGAAGGAAGAAAATACGGTTTCATATACAGGGAAGAGTCATGTTATGCACAAAGTATCTTTTGTGGAAAGCTTTACAAGATAAGAAGAAACGTGTTTTTAACTTACAGCAAGCTCATCGACATCCACAGTTAGAAACATGAGAGAAGAGTATTTATCTGCAAGCTCGCAGTAGGTTGGTGCTATTGATCTGCAAGGACCAGACCATAGTGTACTGAAATTTGCAACAAGCTGTTGGAGGAATGtcaaatgtaagaaaattaGACCggtacaaagtgaaaaatgaaaaatttgaatGGCTCAAAATGGTTATAGTTGCATATCAGTATTTCGATGTCCACCATTAGCATATATATGGCATTATGATCCAGGAGAactgagaaaaaaatgacgcAGGGAAAAGCAACAATGAAAAGACAATAGAAAAACCATCCTGCCTACTGTAAGTTTCATGGCTCAAATAAAGCTAGAGAATCTCAGATGGATTCCAAAGAGCAATACATTGCAACTTTATGCAAACCACTGGAGAACTGACAATGTAGTAAGAAAATATGATATCATCAGCATGCTAGGGACACATGTTCTGAGATGTCCGGAGGAATAGTACTAAACAAGTGTATTTCTGATATGCAGGGGAATAGGCCAAGAAGCTCTTCGAAGATATAACATAAAAAGGACAAAATGAAGACACTTGATGCATATCAATGATCAATCATTTTTTATCTGTCCAATGGTGAAACATAGTACTAAGCAAGTGTATTTCCGATATTGAGATGCTACTGTACTTGTATTTGCATAATTTAGACATGCTGTATTGACCTAGAAATCGTGATTTAGAGCTTGCAATCATGATTTACATTTTGCACCAGTTGAAAATGTCATGACATTTATAAACTTACTATCTTTCCATCCCTGGTTGCTTCTGTTAGTTTTGCCTCCCAGCTCTGAATGGTAGTTATATGGTGAACGTTTCTGCAGGCAAGCCCCACACACCGAGCCTGATGATCCTTACAATCTTTATTATGACATTTGAAGAACTGCAAGAACTGTGCACCAGAAGTGATTTAACAATGATTATGgaatatttgtatatatacaCCATATTTACCATCAAAAATCATCTGAAGCATGATTTCATGGCTTTGACTGATATAAGTATTAAGAATTGGAACCAGGAAACTTCAGATTAGAAACCATAATAACCCAAGACCTAAGAAGTAAGAATACCACATAGGAAAAGCACATCAATGATAAAAGTAGTCTTGTTTTCACAAAGAAACACATAGGTTAATACATTATTTGAAACAAAGCTTTTAAGAAACCAAAGGCATTCCTGTCAACTGCAGGCAGTTATAATATGGAAAAGACAGTCTGTAAGGTATTTGTCAATAAATACAAACACAAAGGATTTGTTGTCAAACTTCTGGAAGTCTCCTGCTGCAGTTACTGAACTAACCATTAGAAGTGACCAGCTTCATGCTAAAAGTAAAGAAGCCATGATTGACTACATATcaatctattttatttatccaggtcaagtgaaaggaaaatgaaacaaaaaagggaaagaaagaagaattgGGAGAAGGCAACACTCTTTCAAAGGAAATTCATATGTAGAAGCTTTTGGAAGTGGACGCAGCCTGTAAAGatgtaagaagaaaaaggcaaACTAGAATTTACATCAAAAGCATTCTTTTTGGCCTTGTACACAGCTTGCTTTGAACGAGTCACCTTGGTCCAACGATGTCCCATCTGCCCAACTGACCCCTGTTAATTGAAGTTACAAGAGGCCCctgaaaatatgataaaatcaGATTGCATGGATTATTTCGTTATGACTG
Proteins encoded in this region:
- the LOC18587514 gene encoding probable inorganic phosphate transporter 1-2 — translated: MGEGSQAILSALDNARTQRYHFKAIVIAGMGFFTDAYDIFCITAVSKLIARLYYYDPVTGKPGTFPKDIKSAVTGVALFGTLAGQLFFGWLGDKLGRKKVYGITLVTMVGCAIASGISFGSTANSVIGTLCFFRFWLGFGIGGDYPLSAVIMSEYANQKTRGAFIAAVFAMQGTGILVAGIVAMIVSKAFLLAYPAKPFSANHVLSTQPEGDFVWRIVLMFGAVPAALTYYWRLKMPETARFTALVQGDQKKAAADMAKVLETDLTVAESSAKVDPNSSYGLFTSEFMKRHGTHLLGTCTTWFLLDIAFYSLQLTQNDVYPASGLLDKASSMNAIEETFQLSKAMFLIALAATVPGYWFTVFLIDKIGRFIIQLGGFLMMSVCMAILGFRYHDLRGEKCTGSATKDFCHGHTTLFTILYGLTFFFANFGPNSTTFIVPAEIFPARLRSTCHGISAAAGKAGAIIAAFVFQKYTQEDKKIKDVIIALSVVNMVGFLFTFLVPETKGRSLEELSGEDNDLGGINVPETEMV
- the LOC18587515 gene encoding uncharacterized protein LOC18587515, producing MEISASNATRLLCLYGFLVTSLLFSQINADGKIKQVTDPTGNVNLSPFQQWKSAYECLQNKSTSCSDKYILTEAGWMNITTADTDEFCKPGGCGEHTMAVLTCIHLVKRDYKFANKATVQDLIVTITQGCDYGFNGTTIISDARRSSKSGIEFIISILVALFLLMHFHD
- the LOC18587518 gene encoding thioredoxin H4-1 — encoded protein: MGHRWTKVTRSKQAVYKAKKNAFDFLQFFKCHNKDCKDHQARCVGLACRNVHHITTIQSWEAKLTEATRDGKILVANFSTLWSGPCRSIAPTYCELADKYSSLMFLTVDVDELAELSTSWDINATPTFFFLKDGRQVDKFVGDDKVELPKKIAAIANVASRC